From Rhizophagus irregularis chromosome 9, complete sequence, the proteins below share one genomic window:
- a CDS encoding T-complex protein 1 subunit delta, with protein MTENKVSSYRSFKDKEKPVEVRLSNIIAAKAVGDAVRTSLGPKGMDKMIQTGSGEVVITNDGATILKHMSVLHPAAKMLVDLSAAQDVEAGDGTTSVVVIAGALLGAAEKMLVKGIHPTTIAEAFQRAANKSTEFLTEMSTQIDLSDKNSLLRAASTSLNSKIVSQYSGLLAPIAVDAVLRVIDPATATNVDLKDIRIVKKVGGTIDDTELIDGLVLTQNVVKNSGGPTRIEKAKIGLIQFQLSPPKPDMENQIIVNDYRLMDKILKEERQYLLNMCKKIKKTGCNVLLIQKSILRDAVNDLSLHFLSKLKILVVKDIERDEIEFICKSTGCKPIADIESFAEDKLGYAELIDEVQTSGARVVKITGVKHIGKTVSILCRGANSLVLEEAERSLHDALCVVRCLVKKKALIAGGGAPEIEVSQRLSEYAKTLKGMEAHCFEAFANALEVIPITLAENAGLNPINIVTELRNKHALGEKTAGINVKKGTISNILEENVIQPLLVSTSAIELSAETVKMLLKIDDLVQTR; from the exons ATGACAGAAAACAAAGTATCGAGTTATAGATCTTTCAAAGACAAGGAAAAGCCCGTAGAAGTTCGACTTAGCAACATTATCGCTGCTAAag cGGTAGGGGATGCTGTGCGGACTTCCCTTGGTCCTAAAGGCATGGATAAAATG ATTCAAACTGGTAGTGGTGAAGTTGTCATCACTAATGATGGAGCTACAATTTTGAAACACATGTCTGTTTTACATCCCGCAGCTAAAATG CTCGTTGATTTGTCTGCTGCTCAAGATGTTGAGGCCGGAGATGGGACAACGTCTGTTGTAGTTATTGCAGGCGCACTTTTGGGAGCTGCTGAGAAAATGCTTGTTAAGG GGATACACCCTACAACAATTGCTGAAGCTTTCCAGCGCGCTGCCAATAAATCAACTGAATTTCTTACAGAGATGTCTACTCAAATAGATTTATCAGATAAGAATTCATTGTTAAGGGCCGCTAGCACTTCATTAAACTCAAAA attgtTTCACAATATTCTGGCCTTCTTGCCCCTATTGCTGTTGATGCCGTATTGCGCGTAATTGACCCAGCAACAGCTACTAATGTGGATTTAAAAGATATTCGTATTGTTAAAAAAGTTGGTGGGACAATCGATGACACCGAATTAATAGATGGATTAGTACTTACCCAAAATGTTGTTAAAAATTCTGGAGGACCGACTCGCATTGAGAAAGCAAAGATAGGCCTAATTCAGTTTCAATTATCTCCACCAAAACCCGAT atgGAGAATCAAATCATAGTTAATGATTATAGACttatggataaaattttaaaggaaGAAAGACAATATCTTCTTAatatgtgtaaaaaaattaaaaaaacaggatgtaatgttcttttaattcaaaaatcaaTTCTTAGAGATGCTGTTAATGATTTGTCTTTACACTTCCTGTCAAAGTTGAAAATTTTAGTGGTTAAAGATATTGAAAGAGACGAGATTGAGTTTATTTGTAAg AGTACTGGCTGTAAACCAATTGCGGATATAGAATCATTTGCTGAGGATAAACTTGGTTATGCTGAACTTATTGACGAAGTTCAAACTTCAGGTGCTCGTGTTGTTAAAATTACTGGTGTCAAACACATTGGCAAAACTGTGTCAATCTTATGTCGTGGTGCTAATTCTCTGGTTTTGGAAGAGGCTGAACGTTCACTTCATGATGCGCTTTGTGTTGTTCGCTGTCTTGTAAAGAAAAA AGCACTCATTGCAGGAGGGGGAGCACCTGAAATTGAAGTTTCGCAGCGATTATCGGAGTATGCAAAAACACTAAAGGGCATGGAAGCTCATTGTTTTGAAGCTTTTGCCAATGCGCTTGAAGTTATTCCGATAACATTAGCTGAAAATGCAGGATTGAATCCCATTAATATTGTTACTGAATTAAGAAATAAACATGCTTTAGGAGAGAAAACTGCAGGAATAAATGTGAAAAAA ggTACAATTTCAAATATTCTCGAAGAAAATGTCATACAACCTTTACTTGTGTCAACCAGTGCAATAGAATTGTCTGCAGAGACCGTAAAGATGCTGCTTAAGATCGATGATTTG gtTCAAACTCGATAA